Proteins from a genomic interval of Flammeovirgaceae bacterium SG7u.111:
- a CDS encoding C45 family peptidase: MKKRHKLLLIFVISLVLLTVVYFYEVNTPAPNVDLSLKETVTLSFKSDTLNRYKQNWLKKNESGLWEMYLEGEPFERGLAFGALTQQLHQQKEAAFVAEINNRVPSPNYISFLKYFVGWFNRDLEKYIPEEYLKEIYGSAQFMSDEFDYIAPKFHRSLNYHAAHDLGHALQNMNLVGCTSFATVGKNSKNEPQIIVGRNFDFYFGDDFAKDKIVAFVAPQEGYKFMSVTWADFSGVVSGMNEHGLTVTLNSAKTRILAKAKTPVSIIARHILQYASTIDEAYEIASSYESFVAETYLISSAKDNKVAVIEKSPDATAIYVSPNQQTVVTNHFQSKELKNNEQNLEYLEEGVSQYRYKRVEELLAKVDTLTPEKAAGILRDKDGLGGKDIGLGNEKAVNQLIAHHAVIFSPHERKAWVSAPPYQLGKMICYDLDSIFAQARETNLPHELHNDSLSIQPDAFLGTKAYEEYRFFAQTTERIRTILHAGVPDEISESEAEHYVASNPNSYLPYLYLGDYYLEKEQFAKAKDLLEKGLTKEIARNAEKAHMEEGVLECTKQLEK, from the coding sequence ATGAAAAAAAGACATAAACTCCTTTTAATATTTGTCATCTCGCTTGTTCTCCTCACGGTTGTTTATTTCTATGAAGTAAATACTCCTGCTCCCAATGTCGATTTATCTTTAAAGGAAACAGTAACCCTTTCCTTTAAATCCGATACGCTGAACAGGTACAAACAGAACTGGCTCAAAAAAAATGAGAGTGGCTTGTGGGAAATGTACCTCGAAGGTGAACCCTTTGAGCGAGGGCTGGCTTTTGGTGCGCTCACCCAACAACTTCACCAACAAAAAGAAGCGGCTTTTGTAGCGGAAATAAACAACAGGGTTCCTTCCCCTAACTACATTTCCTTCTTAAAATACTTTGTAGGCTGGTTCAACCGCGACTTGGAAAAGTACATTCCCGAAGAGTACCTTAAAGAAATATATGGATCGGCTCAGTTCATGTCCGATGAGTTCGATTACATCGCTCCAAAATTTCATCGCTCACTCAACTACCACGCTGCCCACGACCTTGGTCATGCCCTCCAAAACATGAACTTGGTGGGCTGCACTTCTTTTGCTACCGTTGGAAAAAACAGCAAAAATGAACCCCAAATCATTGTCGGACGAAATTTCGACTTCTACTTTGGAGATGACTTTGCTAAAGATAAAATTGTCGCTTTCGTAGCTCCTCAAGAGGGCTACAAATTCATGTCCGTTACTTGGGCAGATTTCAGCGGAGTAGTTTCGGGAATGAACGAGCACGGGCTCACCGTTACGCTCAACTCTGCCAAAACAAGGATTCTGGCAAAGGCAAAAACACCTGTTTCCATCATTGCAAGGCACATTTTGCAATACGCTTCCACCATAGACGAAGCCTATGAAATTGCTTCTTCCTATGAATCTTTTGTGGCGGAAACCTACCTGATCAGCTCTGCCAAGGACAACAAAGTAGCGGTGATAGAAAAATCGCCCGACGCTACAGCAATCTATGTAAGCCCCAACCAACAAACCGTGGTCACCAACCATTTCCAAAGCAAAGAGCTAAAAAATAACGAACAAAACTTAGAGTATTTGGAAGAGGGAGTTTCTCAGTACAGGTACAAAAGAGTGGAAGAATTACTAGCTAAAGTCGATACCTTGACGCCCGAAAAAGCTGCCGGTATTTTGAGAGATAAAGACGGCTTAGGCGGAAAAGATATCGGGCTGGGAAATGAAAAAGCTGTCAACCAGCTCATCGCCCACCATGCGGTAATTTTCTCTCCTCACGAGCGAAAAGCATGGGTTTCCGCACCACCTTACCAGCTTGGAAAAATGATTTGCTACGACCTCGATAGTATATTTGCCCAAGCTAGAGAAACAAACCTCCCCCACGAATTGCACAACGACTCCCTAAGCATCCAGCCCGATGCCTTTTTGGGAACAAAAGCCTACGAAGAATACCGCTTTTTTGCCCAGACTACAGAGCGAATACGAACAATTTTGCATGCAGGTGTACCAGATGAGATTAGTGAAAGCGAAGCCGAACATTACGTAGCGTCTAACCCAAATAGCTACCTTCCTTACCTTTACTTAGGTGATTATTATTTGGAAAAAGAGCAATTTGCGAAAGCAAAGGATTTACTTGAAAAAGGACTTACCAAAGAGATTGCTCGAAACGCTGAAAAAGCACACATGGAAGAAGGCGTTTTGGAATGTACTAAACAGTTGGAAAAATGA
- a CDS encoding AMP-binding protein has translation MRTHTSLEKQTEQEIARFQNEALGEQIQYVLEHSAFYQHLFKTNNLDPKSIRTTEDLKKIPFTQKDDLQEFHDEFICASPRQIVDYSTTSGTQGKPVVIPQTEGDLQRLAYNEMRSLVCTGGTPDDIYQLTTTMNKQFMAGLAYFLGVRELGAGIIRVGSGAIPLQWQNIMSLKPTALIVVPSFLVRMVDYAKANGIDYKNSAVKKAICIGEPLRNSQLDLNILGKRIKEEWDIELFSTYASTEMATAFTECEAGQGAHLQPDLIVAEVVDEEGNEVGNGEAGELVITPLGLEAFPLLRFKTGDICIKYTDKCSCGRNTLRLGPIVGRKNQMIKFKGTTIYPPAIFDILDGFSWLSLYQVQLLADEVGNDKIVLNINLSEENKIQELKEQLAALLRVTPEIVQLQPSELNKLIFKESLRKPIKFADLR, from the coding sequence ATGAGAACGCATACATCGCTAGAAAAACAAACAGAACAAGAAATAGCCCGCTTTCAGAATGAAGCCTTGGGCGAGCAAATACAGTATGTGCTGGAACATTCAGCATTTTACCAACACCTTTTTAAGACCAATAACCTCGACCCGAAAAGCATCCGTACTACCGAGGATCTGAAAAAAATCCCTTTTACCCAAAAAGATGATTTACAAGAGTTTCACGATGAATTCATCTGCGCAAGCCCTCGGCAAATAGTCGATTATTCCACTACCTCGGGCACGCAGGGAAAACCTGTGGTTATCCCCCAAACAGAAGGTGACCTACAAAGATTAGCTTACAACGAAATGCGCTCGCTAGTCTGCACGGGAGGAACACCAGACGATATTTACCAACTCACCACCACCATGAACAAGCAATTTATGGCTGGGTTAGCGTATTTCTTAGGCGTCAGAGAATTGGGTGCAGGCATCATCCGGGTAGGCTCAGGGGCAATTCCTTTGCAATGGCAAAATATCATGTCGCTCAAGCCTACTGCACTGATCGTTGTCCCCTCTTTTTTGGTAAGAATGGTTGACTACGCCAAGGCAAATGGAATAGACTACAAAAATTCGGCAGTGAAAAAAGCGATTTGCATAGGCGAACCGCTCCGAAACAGCCAGTTGGATCTGAACATCTTGGGCAAAAGAATCAAAGAAGAATGGGACATTGAACTGTTTTCTACCTACGCCTCTACGGAAATGGCAACCGCTTTCACCGAGTGCGAAGCAGGGCAAGGCGCTCACCTCCAGCCCGACCTCATCGTAGCCGAAGTGGTGGATGAAGAAGGGAACGAAGTTGGAAATGGAGAAGCAGGCGAATTGGTAATCACTCCGCTGGGGCTCGAGGCCTTTCCCTTGCTCAGGTTCAAAACTGGGGATATTTGCATTAAATATACCGACAAATGTAGCTGTGGGAGAAATACTTTGCGCCTTGGACCTATTGTGGGCAGGAAAAACCAAATGATCAAGTTCAAAGGAACGACTATTTACCCCCCCGCCATTTTCGATATTTTGGACGGGTTTAGCTGGCTAAGCCTCTATCAAGTTCAGCTTCTGGCAGACGAGGTAGGCAACGATAAAATTGTATTGAACATTAACCTAAGTGAGGAAAATAAAATACAAGAACTGAAGGAGCAACTTGCTGCACTTTTGAGGGTTACGCCCGAAATAGTCCAACTTCAGCCTTCCGAACTAAACAAACTCATTTTCAAAGAAAGCCTTCGTAAGCCTATAAAATTTGCTGACTTAAGGTAA
- the acpS gene encoding holo-ACP synthase has product MILGIGVDIVETARIEKSIKKKGFVEKVFSEKEIAYCQEKARPHEHFAGRFAAKEALVKALGEAYYFQVEPSQVEVTNNEQGKPEFTVPTLPIFENLTIHLSISHCSCHAVAMVTIEKEV; this is encoded by the coding sequence ATGATTTTGGGAATAGGAGTTGACATAGTAGAAACAGCTCGTATAGAAAAATCTATAAAGAAAAAGGGCTTTGTGGAAAAGGTTTTTTCCGAAAAGGAAATTGCTTATTGCCAAGAAAAAGCCCGACCACATGAGCATTTTGCGGGAAGGTTTGCCGCCAAAGAGGCACTGGTAAAAGCCTTGGGCGAAGCCTATTATTTCCAAGTAGAACCTAGCCAAGTGGAAGTAACCAACAACGAGCAGGGCAAGCCCGAATTTACCGTGCCCACTTTACCCATTTTTGAAAACCTAACCATTCACTTATCCATTTCCCACTGCAGCTGCCATGCTGTGGCGATGGTAACGATAGAAAAAGAAGTATGA